The stretch of DNA TTCCCAATCATGTGGACTATCAACCTGTAATTGATAAGTTTCTTAATCTCTACGAGCCGATAGGACACCTGCCAAAAGAAGGAGAGTTTCTACACATCGAATCATTGATAAGACATATCTTCGGTGAACAGTATGAGTTAGGCATGGATTACTTGCAATTGCTCTATCTCCACCCCGTGCAGAAACGCCCCATTCTCCTGATGGTGTCAGAAGAACGCAACACAGGCAAGAGTACGTTCCTTAACTTTCTCAAAGCTGTTTTTCAAAACAATGTTACTTTCAACACCAACGAGGATTTTCGCAGCCAATTCAATGTTGATTGGGCTGGTAAACTGCTCATTGTCGTGGACGAGGTCTTGCTCAACTGTAGGGAGGATAGTGAACGATTGAAAAATTTCAGCACAACGCTTTCCTACAAGATGGAAGCCAAGGGCAAAGACCGAGACGAAATCTCCTTCTTTGTGCTGTGTTCCAATAACGAGTTACTCCCTGTCATTATAGACATAGGAGAAACCCGATATTGGGTAAGGAAGATAAATCGTCTGGAGAGTGACGATACCGAGTTTCTTCAGAAGTTGAAAGCAGAGATACCTGCCTTTCTTTATTTTCTCCAGCATCGCACGCTGTCTACCCAAAAGGAAAGCCGTATGTGGTTTGCAACCAAGCTGACCTTTACACTAGCCTTGCAACGCATTATCCGCAGCAACCGCAATAAGATTGAGTTGGAAATGTCCGAACTCTGTTTGGAGATTATGGATCAGATGGTTGTTACCGAACTTTCATTCTGTATCAATGATATGGTGTGCTTGCTGAACAACACAGGCTATAAGGCAGACAAGAGTCAAGTCCGCAGGATTGTGCAGGATATATGGAAACTCATTCCTGCCTCCAACACGCTGACATATCTGACTTATCAGATGGATTACAACAGCTTGCGGAATTATTCACCCATCAAGCGGACAGGCAGGTACTATACCCTAACCAAAGAACAACTCACAAACATTTAATCATTATTTTGATGAAATGATGAAAAGTATATATAACAGATTGATTGGCAATGCCTATTTGATTCATCTTTCCACTCATCAGTATGAAAGAATGATGAAAGGAAAAGACGATACTGTCCAAAAGAGAAATACATATCTTTTCTTTTGGTAAGTCCTGTGATGAAACCATGATGAGCAAGTAATTTATTTGTTATGAAATGGTTATGTGCATTTTCATCAAATCATCAATTTTTCAAACCATTCAACTTCACTCTAATATGAACATACAAGAAATTAAAACGATAAAGTTGCAGGATTTTCTTACGAGTCAAGGATATTCTCCCACCAAGCAACAAGATAACAACTTGTGGTATCTTTCTCCTTTTCGTCAGGAGAGCCACGCTTCATTCAAGGTAAATACCGAGCGTAACCAGTGGTATGATTTCGGTATAGGTAAAGGTGGAAACATCATAGATTTGGCAGAGCAACTCTACAAATCCTCTGATGTATAGTATCTCATTCGCAAGCTAGCGAGTAATGCTTCACGTTGTATGCCAATCTCTTCTACATCATTTGCTGGTATCAAGGTAGGACAGCATATAAACTCTTTTGAGAATTTACAGGTACTTTCCCTATCACACCCTGCTTTGATAAGGTATATTCGGGGCAGGTGTATTGATGTGGAGGTGGCAGTTTCTGTATGCAAGGAACTGCATTATGATTCCAATGGCAAACATTACTTTGGTATAGGTTTTCCCAACATAGCAGGTGGCTATGAATTGCGCAATCCATTCTTCAAAGGCAGTATTGCACCGAAACACATCAGCCATTTCTATGCCGACAAGCCGAAGAAAGTATGTTTTCTTTTTGAGGGTTTTATGGACTTTCTGTCATTCATGACACTGAAAAGGAAAGAGAATCCACAGATTACAAGACTGCGGCAACAGGATTATTTGATACTCAATTCTGTAACAAATATTCATAAGACGATAGAGAGATTATCACGCTATGACAGCGTTCAATGTTTCTTGGATAATGACGGTGCAGGAAGAAATGCCTACCTGCGATTATCGAAGAAATTAGGAAATTCAGTTACAGATGCTTCAAATTTATACAATGGTTTCAAGGACTTAAACGAGTATTTATGTGCTGAATTCAAGCATTCAGAGAAAGCTGAAATCAAGAAAACTAAAGGGATTAAGCTATGATTGTAGGATTTGCTTTGCATAATCTGTTTTTCGGGGAGCAAGTTTATGTTTTGGGCATACCAAAACCATTTGCTCCACCTCCTGACAGTCGTTGCAGAGGATTATCCCGCTGGTCTTCATCAAATCAAATTAAAGAAACAAGTATGATAAAAACAGAATATAAAAAAGGTGGTCGTCCAACCAAGGGCGTAGCCGAAAAGAAGAAATACCGTATCACGGTGAAACTGAATACGCAGGATTACTATACGCTCAAAGGCAAAGCCAAAAGCGCAGGAGTAACCATGAGTGAGTTTGTAAGGAAAGTTCTTGAGGAAGGAAATGTCATTGAACGACTGACAGTAGAGCAAGCAGACTTCATCCGCAAGCTGTGTGGTATGGCAAATAATCTCAATCAGTTGGCACATCGTGCCAATGCGGAAGGGTTTCATGTCATTGCTCCTTTCCATAAAACCATCATTGGCAAGATAGATGAAATATTAAATCTGATACGAAGATGATAGCCAAAATTATGAAAGGTTCGGGCTTCAAGGGTGTCATCAATTACATCCTTGACCCGAAGAAAGGAACAGAACTTATAGACAGTTCCGGAGTGAGAACAGACAGTATCAGCCATATTGTCCAAAGTTTTATTGCCCAAACGGAATTGAATCCACGAGTAAGTAAGGTTGCCGGACATATCCCCCTGAGTTTCTCGGTACAGGACTCTCCTAAACTCAGCAATGAATGGATGGTAAAAGTGGCTCGTGAGTACATGGAAAAGATGGGGATAAGAGATACACAGTACATCATCGGTCGTCATTTCGATAAGGAACACCCACATATTCATATCGCTTTTAATCGGATAGATAACAACGGCAAGACCATTTCTGATCGTAACGACAGATTCAGAAGTGAGAAGATTTGCAAGGAACTAACCGCTAAATATAGCTTGTACTTCGCTGGTGGTAAGGAGAATGTCAAAGAACACCGACTGAAAGAACCTGACAAGACCAAGTATGAAATCTATCAGACATTGAAAGCAGAGATTGCTCAGTGCAGGGATTGGAAAGACCTTCTTGCTCATTTGAAAAAGCAAAATATTGATGTCCGCTTTAAGTATAAAGGCAACTCACAGGAGGTGCAGGGAATTATCTTTGAAAAGAACAGTTATCATTTCAATGGCTCTAAGGTGGATAGGAATTTCAGCTATTCTAAAATAGACTTTGCTCTGCAACAGAATAGCAGGGAACACGAACAACAGATGCAAGGAACGATAAACTTCATATCCAATGTTGCAAGCGTTACGAGCGAAATAGCCAACGAACTCATTGAAGGAGGATTGGGATTATTCCAGACCCATGGCACTGTCCCTGCGGAGGTTTACAACACACTCGATAAAAAGAAGAAAAAGAAAAAACGTAAAATACATTTATAACTATGGCTGATAATAATACATTTGTCCTCTTTGAGGGAATTAAAAATAAACTGGAGACAATTTACAGGGAACTAAAGGAACTGAAAGAAAAGAGAAATGCCTCTACTTCTCTCCTAGCTCCATCTACAAACGCACAAAGTAATGAACAGCAGGAACAGGAATTGCTCAATCAGTATGAGCAGCGGACGAAAGATATACTTAACGAGTACATTGGTGTGCAAGTGCGCATTAAGGATGAAGAAGCTAAGTCCATAGAAAAATTGGTGGAAAACGTCCTGACCATGCTGCACGAGTGGCAGGAGCAGAAGGAGCACCCACAACCACAAGAACACATCCATAGACACTGCTTTGACATCAAATCCTCGAAAATCTTTACCACTGTGGTGGCAGTGTCTATCATCTGCTTTGTTTCGTTGGTCGGTAACTACTTCTTGTGGAAAAGCAGGCTGCAATATAAGGACGACGCCTTGAAGTTCCGTATCATCAGAGTATGGCGAGGATACAGCCCAAAGGAAATCCTATGGCTCAATGATGTGTTCGATATTCATCGCAATGAAAAGATTATCAAGCTAATCAAGGAAAAAGCAGATGATTACGACATGGAATTGAAGCAAAAGGTAGATAGTTTGATGCAAAGAAAACTAAAGTAGCCCCACATGAACAAGCCCAACCACACGAGATACTAGGTTGGGCTTGTTATAGTATCATACTATTCTATAATTTCCCAAAAACCACTTTTGTCAGAACCAACTCTACGTAGATATTTACCTCGCATAAACTCTATATTGCGCATAATTGTACTTGCATTCAATCCTGTAATTGTTGCCATTTCATCCTTTGTAATATAAGGATTTTCAGCCATTAATCGCAAAATGTAAATACGATTGGCTGTAAGTTTTTCTCCTCTTACGATTGCTTTTTCAATTAGCTTCTTAATAAGGTTCTCACTATTTACAGTTGCATTTTGGGCAGTTGCGTTTGCAGTCCTTTTTGAAGTATTTGCAGTTGCATTTATTTGGTTTTCTGCCTGAGACACGACCTTCGGTACTGTCATTTTCAAAATAAAATCATCAAGATGGAAAGATAAATGTGATGTACCATTAGCCTCCAACTCCCGGCACATGCGATCTACACCTTCGCCAAATTCCTTTACATAGTCGTATGCTTTAAGGAATTGTGCTATTTTAGAATTGCGTGAGAAATGTGTATGACGAATGTTGGAAGGCTTGACCGTTCCTGGCAATCTGTCGGGCGATTCGAATACAAGACGATTGTCAAACATCTTGATTTGGATTTCCGTACCCTTAATATTATAGGCACGGTGGTAACAAGAATTGACAACCATTTCCTGAATTACAAACTTTGGATAATTTCTATGGGTTACAAACTGCCCATGTTGTCCAAGGAATGTATGTTCCTCTACTTGGGTTTCAAGATAAGCTATCGTGGCTTTCACCTGATCAAGTATCGTTCCTTCAAAGGTTACATCCTTAATTACGTTCATCTCTGCACCCACTCGTTCCTCTGTACCTTTATAGCGGATGAAGCGAGTACGCCCACGAGGAAAGAACTTTTGAGGATATCTTCCAAACAGAAGAATAGAAGCCACACTTACGTGCTCTTCTCCCTTTACATTGATAGTCAAGAAGCCATTATTCTCTTGTAAATATTGCTTTGCTATTTGGTATAACCAATTAATTCTGTATATCTTTCGACAGCAGCCATATCAATATCATCTACCCTAGCACCATACACAGCCGTATCTTCATAGTAGCGTTCGCCTTTATCATACATCAACTGTATGCGTTCCTCAAAAGACAGCTTTCTACTTTTATCACCAACACGCATATAGGCTTCATCGGCTTGATTGGAATGTAGCTCAGAACTCGCAGGAATATACATCAATAAAATATGATTCTCGTTTCCATCCTTATCTGTACAGGGTAACAAATCGCTAGTAATAGGCACAGAAGGATTGCAGAAATCTAAAGGAACACGCAACAATTCATTCAGCTTCTCCGTATATTGATTTACACCTTCTATCCTTCTTATCTTATCAGACACACCAATAGCAATCGTTCCGCCATCGGCATTTGCAAATGCAACAATAGTAATAGCCAATACCTTAGGAGCAATTTGAATGCTTTTGCAGTCAAAGGTTTGGTCTTCCTTGCGATTCTGTATTTCTTCTATAGTCATAATACTAATTATACCATAACTACATGCAACGCATCTATTATTTTCTTCCCGAGTTCATAATCTTGAATACATTCATCATATGAGAGATTTATTCGATTTGCATGAACATACGAATGCCTACCTTGTATCAAGTTTTGATAACAGGACCTCACAGAGGGCTCAACTTGTTCCACTTCTGTAATTTTTGTTTCAAAATTCATTGCCAAAGTATTATCAATTTTTTTGATTTCCTTTTTTAAATCAGAGATCTCTATTCTTCCATTTAATATAGAAAGATAATTTTGAATAAAACCACCAAATAAATGATGCTTATTAGAAGCATAATCTATAAGTATCTCCTTTATAGCAAGTTCATATGAAGTTACAGCACTTACAGAAATTGCACCAGTAAACTTAGGTAAAGCTACTGGCGAAATATGAGGTTTTAAAGTAT from Prevotella sp. oral taxon 475 encodes:
- a CDS encoding primase-helicase family protein, whose product is MAQEEFIRVGTTLYKIVNQPRINGGFVKKRIVWNNETLRQDYGKDFIATVSKYDGFCTVPNHVDYQPVIDKFLNLYEPIGHLPKEGEFLHIESLIRHIFGEQYELGMDYLQLLYLHPVQKRPILLMVSEERNTGKSTFLNFLKAVFQNNVTFNTNEDFRSQFNVDWAGKLLIVVDEVLLNCREDSERLKNFSTTLSYKMEAKGKDRDEISFFVLCSNNELLPVIIDIGETRYWVRKINRLESDDTEFLQKLKAEIPAFLYFLQHRTLSTQKESRMWFATKLTFTLALQRIIRSNRNKIELEMSELCLEIMDQMVVTELSFCINDMVCLLNNTGYKADKSQVRRIVQDIWKLIPASNTLTYLTYQMDYNSLRNYSPIKRTGRYYTLTKEQLTNI
- the mobC gene encoding plasmid mobilization relaxosome protein MobC, whose protein sequence is MIKTEYKKGGRPTKGVAEKKKYRITVKLNTQDYYTLKGKAKSAGVTMSEFVRKVLEEGNVIERLTVEQADFIRKLCGMANNLNQLAHRANAEGFHVIAPFHKTIIGKIDEILNLIRR
- a CDS encoding relaxase/mobilization nuclease domain-containing protein gives rise to the protein MIAKIMKGSGFKGVINYILDPKKGTELIDSSGVRTDSISHIVQSFIAQTELNPRVSKVAGHIPLSFSVQDSPKLSNEWMVKVAREYMEKMGIRDTQYIIGRHFDKEHPHIHIAFNRIDNNGKTISDRNDRFRSEKICKELTAKYSLYFAGGKENVKEHRLKEPDKTKYEIYQTLKAEIAQCRDWKDLLAHLKKQNIDVRFKYKGNSQEVQGIIFEKNSYHFNGSKVDRNFSYSKIDFALQQNSREHEQQMQGTINFISNVASVTSEIANELIEGGLGLFQTHGTVPAEVYNTLDKKKKKKKRKIHL
- a CDS encoding HEPN domain-containing protein, translated to MAYTDKFQPADELINEINTLKPHISPVALPKFTGAISVSAVTSYELAIKEILIDYASNKHHLFGGFIQNYLSILNGRIEISDLKKEIKKIDNTLAMNFETKITEVEQVEPSVRSCYQNLIQGRHSYVHANRINLSYDECIQDYELGKKIIDALHVVMV